A portion of the Epinephelus moara isolate mb chromosome 4, YSFRI_EMoa_1.0, whole genome shotgun sequence genome contains these proteins:
- the stx3b gene encoding syntaxin 3b isoform X1, translated as MKDRLEQLKATCDQDDDEVEIAVDNAAFMDEFFCQIEDIRNSIDKIDENVAEVKKLFSVILSAPTSDQKTQDDLEAITNDIKKMANNARNKLKTIERNLESEEQERVSADMRIRKSQHAVLSRKFVEVMTKYNEAQVDFRERSKGRIQRQLEITGKATTDDELEEMLESGNAAVFTAGIVDAGISKQALSEIESRHKDIVRLESSIKELHDMFVDIAMLVESQGDIVDNIERNVSKSVDHIIVAKEQTKKAVRHQTKARKKVVIIIVVVLILVGLLALIIGLSVGLKHS; from the exons ACGTGTGATCAAGATGACGACGAGGTGGAGATCGCTGTGGATAACGCAGCCTTCATGGACGAGTTCTTCTGTCAG atcGAGGACATCAGGAACAGTATTGATAAAATCGATGAGAACGTGGCTGAAGTCAAAAAGCTTTtctcagtcattctgtctgctCCCACATCAGATCAGA AAACACAGGATGATCTGGAGGCAATTACCAATGACATCAAGAAGATGGCAAACAATGCAAGAAACAAACTTAAGA CCATCGAGAGGAATCTGGAGtcagaggagcaggagagggTGTCGGCTGACATGCGGATACGTAAATCACAG CATGCAGTGCTGTCCAGGAAGTTTGTGGAGGTAATGACGAAGTATAACGAAGCCCAGGTGGACTTCAGGGAGAGGAGTAAAGGACGCATCCAGAGACAACTAGAGATCA CTGGAAAAGCAACAACAGATGACGAATTGGAGGAGATGTTGGAGAGTGGCAACGCTGCTGTGTTTACTGCAggg ATTGTGGACGCTGGGATCTCTAAACAAGCCCTGAGCGAGATTGAATCCAGACACAAAGACATTGTCCGTCTGGAAAGTAGCATCAAGGAGCTGCACGACATGTTTGTAGACATCGCCATGCTGGTGGAGAGCCAG ggtGACATAGTAGACAACATAGAGCGGAATGTATCCAAGTCAGTGGACCACATAATAGTGGCTAAGGAACAGACCAAAAAAGCTGTAAGGCACCAGACCAAAGCACGTAAG AAAGTGGTGATAATAATCGTGGTTGTGCTGATCTTGGTGGGCTTACTAGCTCTCATAATCGGGTTGTCAGTGGGATTGAAGCACTCATGA
- the stx3b gene encoding syntaxin 3b isoform X3: MKDRLEQLKATCDQDDDEVEIAVDNAAFMDEFFCQIEDIRNSIDKIDENVAEVKKLFSVILSAPTSDQKTQDDLEAITNDIKKMANNARNKLKTIERNLESEEQERVSADMRIRKSQHAVLSRKFVEVMTKYNEAQVDFRERSKGRIQRQLEITGKATTDDELEEMLESGNAAVFTAGIVDAGISKQALSEIESRHKDIVRLESSIKELHDMFVDIAMLVESQLHAFLTPLCTLFCLLHLISSPT; encoded by the exons ACGTGTGATCAAGATGACGACGAGGTGGAGATCGCTGTGGATAACGCAGCCTTCATGGACGAGTTCTTCTGTCAG atcGAGGACATCAGGAACAGTATTGATAAAATCGATGAGAACGTGGCTGAAGTCAAAAAGCTTTtctcagtcattctgtctgctCCCACATCAGATCAGA AAACACAGGATGATCTGGAGGCAATTACCAATGACATCAAGAAGATGGCAAACAATGCAAGAAACAAACTTAAGA CCATCGAGAGGAATCTGGAGtcagaggagcaggagagggTGTCGGCTGACATGCGGATACGTAAATCACAG CATGCAGTGCTGTCCAGGAAGTTTGTGGAGGTAATGACGAAGTATAACGAAGCCCAGGTGGACTTCAGGGAGAGGAGTAAAGGACGCATCCAGAGACAACTAGAGATCA CTGGAAAAGCAACAACAGATGACGAATTGGAGGAGATGTTGGAGAGTGGCAACGCTGCTGTGTTTACTGCAggg ATTGTGGACGCTGGGATCTCTAAACAAGCCCTGAGCGAGATTGAATCCAGACACAAAGACATTGTCCGTCTGGAAAGTAGCATCAAGGAGCTGCACGACATGTTTGTAGACATCGCCATGCTGGTGGAGAGCCAG CTCCATGCCTTTCTTACACCTCTCTGTACTCTGTTCTGCCTCctccatctcatctcatcaccaaCATAG
- the stx3b gene encoding syntaxin 3b isoform X2, giving the protein MKDRLEQLKATCDQDDDEVEIAVDNAAFMDEFFCQIEDIRNSIDKIDENVAEVKKLFSVILSAPTSDQKTQDDLEAITNDIKKMANNARNKLKTIERNLESEEQERVSADMRIRKSQHAVLSRKFVEVMTKYNEAQVDFRERSKGRIQRQLEITGKATTDDELEEMLESGNAAVFTAGIVDAGISKQALSEIESRHKDIVRLESSIKELHDMFVDIAMLVESQGGMIDRIESNMDQSVGFVERAVADTKKAAKFQQEARRKKMMITLCCAIIGIVGFSYLYSFFS; this is encoded by the exons ACGTGTGATCAAGATGACGACGAGGTGGAGATCGCTGTGGATAACGCAGCCTTCATGGACGAGTTCTTCTGTCAG atcGAGGACATCAGGAACAGTATTGATAAAATCGATGAGAACGTGGCTGAAGTCAAAAAGCTTTtctcagtcattctgtctgctCCCACATCAGATCAGA AAACACAGGATGATCTGGAGGCAATTACCAATGACATCAAGAAGATGGCAAACAATGCAAGAAACAAACTTAAGA CCATCGAGAGGAATCTGGAGtcagaggagcaggagagggTGTCGGCTGACATGCGGATACGTAAATCACAG CATGCAGTGCTGTCCAGGAAGTTTGTGGAGGTAATGACGAAGTATAACGAAGCCCAGGTGGACTTCAGGGAGAGGAGTAAAGGACGCATCCAGAGACAACTAGAGATCA CTGGAAAAGCAACAACAGATGACGAATTGGAGGAGATGTTGGAGAGTGGCAACGCTGCTGTGTTTACTGCAggg ATTGTGGACGCTGGGATCTCTAAACAAGCCCTGAGCGAGATTGAATCCAGACACAAAGACATTGTCCGTCTGGAAAGTAGCATCAAGGAGCTGCACGACATGTTTGTAGACATCGCCATGCTGGTGGAGAGCCAG GGTGGAATGATTGACAGGATTGAGAGCAACATGGACCAGTCTGTGGGCTTTGTGGAGCGGGCTGTAGCGGACACTAAGAAAGCTGCAAAGTTTCAGCAAGAGGCTCGCCGT aagaagatgatgattACATTGTGCTGTGCCATCATTGGGATCGTTGGGTTCTCCTATCTCTACAGCTTCTTCTCGTAA
- the kdm2ab gene encoding lysine-specific demethylase 2A, with amino-acid sequence MEDPHTRYSKRLRTGTRRRYQDDGISDDEIEGKRMFDLDEKLQCTRFNSDLIKHMEGKDFTFEYIQREGLRDPIIFDTTEGLGIQMPDPDFSVSDVKLFVGSRRIVDVMDVNTQKGIEMSMAQWRRYYETPPSEREKLYNVISLEFSHTRLENLVKRPASVDLIDWVDNMWPRHLKERQRDSTNAIIDMHYPKVQKYCLMSVQGCFTDFHIDFGGTSVWYHILRGGKVFWLIPPTPQNLEMYENWVLSGKQGDIFLGDKCHDCQRIELKQGNTFIIPSGWIHAVYTPEDTLVFGGNFLHSFNIPMQLNIYSIEDRTRVPAKFRYPFYYEMCWYVLERYLYCQTNISHLTPEFQKYSLGIGLTPADLETNDHTKNGTSNGVDSDTENKEIKFKEEEVKEEEEEEEEAAQVTKPRQVLTPFELEGLWNLLGKLEELPAQKKCVPAGIMNPTALLEDMRTLLKEHANDDSKLSYTGEPIVKWPKRPSWYQPPIPPPPVIYRPRLGPTLHKPLGQRSAKRSSISALRRRRVRCKRCAGCCRKECGTCQYCHDMRKFGGPGRMKKGCIMRQCLSPALPNTARCAICGEGESEESNLSSCSLMECSVCSQIAHRQCIKEPGEGKINKDLPSCWECPKCYQGKDSASESSSDEDSDESEGSGSLPPSKLAYREGIGVGEGGSRGKRRRSPSRPTAPPPSQKLLLQHQQSRKRANALELRLKKRIKLERSKIITKQSSLERSPRLLGSRVLSRLRSSTSRLSQGRGRGSTWASGSPYHSSLGGTGSFQQQSSLGLVLEPKGEPRRGRGRGVRLRGGGAGRGIRGGRNPEGLDEEEEEESEDSSSSSTNTSSSDDDEEEERGQNSGRGLDKENRPQSRREGRAAKEREEEGSEMTNQNGAEEDDEEEIEQDSETGGKDGSYLKVTLQRPTRAKRDPSAIVPKLEAIASQTATSTIHNQSRTLARPPIRNRGPRPDQHSNRHTPPHTRSGHTDTRTSHTERVEDSKKIRLSRPAKLSNGASSSSTSELPHLRIPLSALQEGGSEADRENGGSGPGCEREVWVSVFRYLSRADLCVCMAVCKNWYKWCLDKRLWARIDLSIKRTVTPQALTGIIKRQPVTLDLSWTNISKKQLNWLVGRLPGLKDLMVAGCSWSSISALCSSGCPLLRSLDLRYADGVKDSQIRDLVTPPGCDNRSQLRTMQCLRLAGLDITDSTLRLVIRHMPHLTKLDLSHCNSLTDQSINLLTAVGSSTRNTLAELNLGGCSKLTDTCLKYLRRLSCISLLDLRGCKGVSRKACEAFISELSVNTLYCLSDEKLIQRIS; translated from the exons ATGGAGGATCCTCATACACGGTACAGCAAACGCCTG CGTACAGGTACGCGGCGCCGCTACCAGGACGATGGAATCTCAGATGATGAAATCGAAGGGAAACGAATGTTCGACCTGGATGAGAAGTTGCAGTGCACCAGGTTTAACAGTGACTTGATCAAACACATGGAGGGTAAAG ATTTCACATTTGAATACATCCAGAGGGAAGGGCTCAGGGACCCCATTATCTTTGATACAACTGAAGGCCTTGGCATACA AATGCCAGACCCTGATTTTAGTGTGAGTGATGTCAAGTTGTTTGTAG GTAGTCGACGCATTGTAGACGTGATGGATGTGAACACCCAGAAGGGAATCGAGATGTCGATGGCTCAGTGGCGACGCTACTATGAGACGCCGCCATCAGAAAGAGAAAAACTCTACAATGTCATCAGCCTGGAGTTCAGCCACACCAGGCTGGAGAATCTTGTCAAACGACCGGCGTCG GTGGACCTTATTGACTGGGTTGACAACATGTGGCCTCGCCATCTcaaggagaggcagagagactcCACTAATGCCATCATAGACATGCATTATCCCAAAGTACAGAA gTACTGTCTCATGAGTGTGCAGGGCTGCTTCACAGATTTCCACATTGACTTTGGAGGCACTTCCGTCTGGTACCACATCCTGCGAGGAGGAAAG GTGTTCTGGCTGATTCCACCCACACCACAGAACCTGGAGATGTATGAGAACTGGGTTTTATCAGGAAAACAGGGCGACATCTTCTTGGGGGACAAGTGTCACGACTGTCAGAGGATAGAGCTCAAGCAAGGCAACACCTTCATAATCCCATCAG GGTGGATCCATGCCGTGTACACCCCAGAGGACACGTTGGTGTTTGGGGGGAACTTCCTCCACAGCTTTAACATCCCCATGCAGCTCAACATCTACAGCATTGAGGATCGCACGCGG GTGCCAGCAAAGTTTCGCTACCCGTTCTACTATGAGATGTGCTGGTACGTCCTGGAGAGATACCTCTACTGTCAGACCAACATCTCCCACCTCACCCCTGAGTTCCAAAAATACTCCCTAGGCATAG GACTGACTCCGGCTGACCTTGAAACCAATGACCACACCAAGAATGGCACCTCCAATGGAGTTGACAGTGACACTGAAAACAAGGAGATCAAGTTCAAGGAAGAAGaagtcaaagaagaagaagaagaagaagaggaggctgCTCAAGTTACTAAACCTCGGCAGGTCCTGACTCCCTTTGAGTTAGAGGGACTGTGGAACCTCTTGGGGAAACTAGAGGAGCTGCCGGCCCAGAAAAAGTGTGTCCCTGCAGGCATCATGAACCCCACAGCACTGCTCGAAGACATGAGG ACTCTTCTGAAGGAACATGCCAATGATGACTCTAAGCTGTCCTACACTGGAGAGCCTATTGTCAAGTGGCCCAAAAGG CCATCATGGTACCAGCCGCCCATTCCCCCTCCCCCTGTTATTTACCGTCCTCGCCTGGGCCCCACCCTGCACAAGCCTCTGGGCCAGAGGTCCGCCAAACGCTCCTCCATCTCTGCCCTGAGGCGCAGACGGGTGAGGTGCAAGCGCTGCGCCGGCTGCTGCAGGAAGGAGTGCGGCACCTGCCAGTACTGCCATGACATGAGGAAGTTTGGTGGGCCTGGACGCATGAAGAAGGGCTGCATCATGAGGCAGTGTCTATCG CCTGCCTTGCCGAACACAGCGCGATGTGCCATATGTGGAGAAGGAGAATCTGAGGAGTCAAATCTGAGCTCTTGCTCTCTTATGGAGTGCTCTGTCTGCTCGCAGATTGCCCATCGTCAGTGCATTAAG GAACCTGGTGAGGGGAAGATCAATAAGGATTTGCCCAGCTGCTGGGAGTGTCCCAAATGTTACCAAGGCAAAGACTCGGCATCAGAG TCTTCCAGCGATGAGGATAGTGATGAGTCGGAGGGCTCAGGCTCCTTGCCACCGTCCAAACTCGCCTACCGGGAAGGCATCGGTGTAGGTGAAGGAGGGAGCCGAGGGAAACGTAGGAGATCCCCATCCCGACCCACAGCACCACCACCTTCTCAGAAACTGCTACTGCAGCATCAGCAGAGCCGCAAAAGAGCAAATGCACTGGAGCTCAGACTCAAGAAGAGG ATAAAACTAGAGCGCAGCAAAATCATAACA AAACAGTCATCTCTAGAGCGTTCACCCAGGCTACTGGGCTCCAGGGTGCTGTCCCGGCTGCGCTCCTCAACCAGCAGACTATCTCAGGGCAGAGGCCGGGGCTCCACTTGGGCAAGTGGCTCCCCTTACCACAGCTCTTTAGGAGGGACCGGGTCCTTTCAGCAGCAGTCTTCCCTCGGTCTAGTACTTGAGCCCAAAGGAGAGCCCCgcagagggagggggagaggagtgCGGCTGCGGGGGggaggagcaggaagaggaaTCAGAGGTGGTAGAAACCCTGAAGGTttggacgaggaggaggaggaggagagcgaggacagcagcagcagcagcaccaacaccagcagcagtgacgatgacgaggaagaggagagggggcAGAACAGTGGGAGGGGATTGGATAAAGAGAACCGGCCACAGTCGAGGCGAGAAGGACGGGCAGccaaagaaagagaagaggaagggagCGAGATGACCAACCAAAACGGTGCGGAGGAGGATGACGAGGAGGAAATAGAGCAGGACAGTGAAACAGGGGGCAAAGATGGTTCATATCTTAAAGTGACACTTCAGCGGCCAACCAGGGCCAAGCGGGACCCATCAGCCATTGTCCCTAAATTAGAAGCCATTGCCTCTCAAACTGCCACTTCCACAATACACAACCAGAGCCGAACCCTCGCCAGACCCCCCATTAGAAACCGTGGCCCCCGTCCCGATCAACACTCCAATAggcacacaccaccacacactcgcagtggacacacagacactcgTACTTCCCACACAGAGAGGGTGGAGGACTCTAAAAAAATTAGGCTGAGCAGGCCGGCCAAATTGAGCAATGGTGCCTCCTCTTCTTCGACGTCTGAGCTTCCCCATCTCCGCATCCCTCTGTCCGCCctgcaggagggagggagcgaaGCAGACAGGGAGAACGGTGGGAGTGGGCCAGGCTGTGAGAGGGAGGTGTGGGTATCTGTCTTCCGTTACTTGAGTCGAGCAGATCTCTGTGTCTGCATGGCTGTCTGCAAGAACTGGTACAAATG GTGTTTAGACAAGCGGCTTTGGGCACGGATTGACCTGAGCATCAAACGCACTGTTACTCCTCAGGCACTAACAGGCATCATAAAGAGACAGCCGGTCACGCTCGATCTCTCCTGGACCAACATCTCTAAAAAACAGCTCAACTGGCTTGTTGGCCGCCTGCCTg GGCTTAAGGATCTAATGGTGGCAGGTTGTTCCTGGTCATCTATTTCagctctctgctcctctggttGCCCTCTCCTCCGTTCTCTGGACCTGCGATATGCAGACGGGGTCAAAGACTCTCAGATCAGGGATCTAGTCACCCCTCCAG GTTGTGACAATCGCAGTCAGTTGCGGACCATGCAGTGTTTGCGACTAGCAGGCCTGGACATCACCGACTCCACTCTGCGCCTGGTGATCCGCCACATGCCCCATTTAACAAAACTGGACCTCTCCCACTGCAATAGCCTCACCGACCAATCCATCAACCTGCTGACTGCAGTGGGCTCGTCCACACGAAACACACTCGCAGAACTAAACCTGGGAG GTTGCAGTAAACTGACAGACACGTGTCTCAAATATCTCCGCCGCCTCTCTTGCATCTCGCTGCTCGACCTGCGAGGCTGTAAAGGTGTCTCCCGCAAGGCCTGCGAGGCCTTCATCTCCGAGCTGTCAGTCAACACACTCTACTGCCTATCAGATGAAAAACTGATCCAGAGGATATCCTAA
- the ankrd13d gene encoding ankyrin repeat domain-containing protein 13D isoform X1 — protein sequence MAQEAFPLHFLVWNNQYLELDRELQKKEQDVERLDPRGRTPLELAVCLGHLESTRVLLRHTADPTHNNAQGWTILQEAVSTGDPELVQLVLQYRDFKRATERLAGIPELLSKLRQARDFYVEMKWEFTSWVPLVSKVCPSDVYRVWKSGSCLRVDTTLLGFEHMTWLKGRRSYIFKGGDDGAVVMEVDHEKQVVYTEPLVLSPRDAPSLLAAMQPSQENTAQRLTSPIVSTHLNTRNIAFERNKSGIWGWRSEKSEVVSGYEAKVYSATNVELVTRSRTEHLSDQDKSRSKGSKTPLQSFLGIAEQHTAHNGSNVSQCASPHNPTAITADEYFNPEFNLNGRDIGRPVELTSKVQRFKATLWLSESHPLSLAEQVTPIIDLMAISNAHFAKLRDFITLRLPPGFPVKIEIPLFHVLNARVTFSNLCGCDEPVSSVTVHTPEGSEEAGQAPPPFNCEVDPSVFEPPADYTTLGPGRSEPMRDEDDNLLQFAIQQSLLDAGTESDQVTIWEALTNSRPVPQSPLYEEDTQLERAIQESLSISLASREGDDTADPSQPASLSPSDPAGNSPLSYSQVTDPRLSGHFGVASSFDEQLRIAMELSCREQEEIDRKQKEEEDELERILQLSLTEK from the exons ATGGCTCAAGAAGCGTTTCCGTTGCATTTTCTGGTGTGGAACAATCAGTATCTGGAGCTGGATCGGGAGCTGCAGAAGAAGGAG CAGGATGTGGAGCGCTTGGATCCGAGAGGGCGCACCCCGCTGGAGCTGGCTGTGTGTCTTGGCCACCTGGAGTCCACCCGGGTGCTGCTCAGACACACCGCAGACCCGACACACAACAACGCGCAGGGCTGGACCA TCTTGCAGGAGGCCGTGAGCACCGGGGACCCTGAGCTGGTTCAGCTGGTGCTTCAGTACAGAGACTTCAAACGTGCCACTGAGAGATTGGCGGGCATCCCAGAGCTGCTCAGCAAGCTAAGACAG GCGAGGGACTTCTATGTGGAGATGAAGTGGGAGTTCACCAGTTGGG TGCCCTTGGTGTCGAAGGTGTGTCCCAGTGATGTCTACCGGGTGTGGAAGAGCGGCTCGTGCCTCCGTGTGGACACCACCCTCCTGGGCTTCGAACACATGACCTGGCTGAAAGGACGGCGCAGCTACATCTTCAAGGGCGGAG ATGACGGTGCTGTGGTGATGGAGGTGGACCATGAGAAGCAGGTGGTGTACACAGAGCCACTTGTGTTGTCTCCCCGCGATGCGCCCTCCCTCCTGGCAGCCATGCAGCCGTCGCAGGAGAACACAGCCCAGAGACTCACATCGCCCATCGTCTCCACACACCTCAACACACGCAACATTGCCTTCGAACG GAACAAGTCAGGAATCTGGGGCTGGCGTTCTGAGAAGAGTGAGGTGGTCAGTGGGTATGAAGCCAAG GTTTACAGTGCCACCAATGTGGAGCTGGTGACTCGTTCAAGGACAGAGCATCTATCAGACCAGGATAAGTCGAGAAGCAAAG GCTCAAAGACTCCTCTGCAGTCCTTCCTGGGGATTGCTGAACAACACACAGCTCACAATGGG AGTAATGTGTCCCAGTGTGCCAGTCCTCACAACCCCACAGCCATCACAGCCGATGAGTACTTCAACCCAGAGTTCAACCTGAACGGCCGGGACATTGGGCGTCCCGTCGAGCTTACCAGTAAAGTCCAGAG GTTTAAAGCCACACTGTGGTTGAGTGAGAGTCACCCTCTGTCCCTGGCCGAGCAGGTGACACCCATCATCGACCTCATGGCCATCTCAAATGCCCACTTTGCCAAGCTACGTGACTTCATCACCCTGCGCCTGCCGCCAGGCTTTCCTGTCAAGATAG AGATCCCCCTGTTTCATGTGTTGAATGCCAGAGTGACGTTCAGTAACCTGTGTGGCTGCGACGAGCCGGTTAGCTCTGTGACGGTTCACACACCAGAGGGCTCCGAAGAAGCTG GTCAGGCTCCCCCTCCCTTCAACTGTGAGGTGGACCCCTCAGTGTTTGAGCCACCCGCAGACTACACCACCCTCGGTCCAGGCCGCAGCGAGCCAATGAGGGATGAGGATGACAACCTGCTACAGTTTGCCATCCAGCAGAGCCTGCTGGACGCCGGCACAGAGAGTGACCAG gtGACCATCTGGGAGGCCCTGACCAACAGCCGCCCGGTGCCCCAGTCGCCGCTGTATGAGGAAGACACTCAGCTGGAGAG GGCAATCCAGGAGTCCCTGTCCATCTCACTGGccagcagagagggagatgaCACGGCCGACCCCAGCCAGcctgcctctctctccccatCGGACCCCGCAGGCAACTCCCCGCTCTCCTACAGTCAAGTGACCGATCCGCGGTTGTCAGGACACTTTGGTGTGGCGTCGAGCTTCGACGAACAGCTGCGTATTGCCATGGAGCTGTCGTGCCGGGAGCAGGAGGAGATTGACAG
- the ankrd13d gene encoding ankyrin repeat domain-containing protein 13D isoform X2, translating to MAQEAFPLHFLVWNNQYLELDRELQKKEDVERLDPRGRTPLELAVCLGHLESTRVLLRHTADPTHNNAQGWTILQEAVSTGDPELVQLVLQYRDFKRATERLAGIPELLSKLRQARDFYVEMKWEFTSWVPLVSKVCPSDVYRVWKSGSCLRVDTTLLGFEHMTWLKGRRSYIFKGGDDGAVVMEVDHEKQVVYTEPLVLSPRDAPSLLAAMQPSQENTAQRLTSPIVSTHLNTRNIAFERNKSGIWGWRSEKSEVVSGYEAKVYSATNVELVTRSRTEHLSDQDKSRSKGSKTPLQSFLGIAEQHTAHNGSNVSQCASPHNPTAITADEYFNPEFNLNGRDIGRPVELTSKVQRFKATLWLSESHPLSLAEQVTPIIDLMAISNAHFAKLRDFITLRLPPGFPVKIEIPLFHVLNARVTFSNLCGCDEPVSSVTVHTPEGSEEAGQAPPPFNCEVDPSVFEPPADYTTLGPGRSEPMRDEDDNLLQFAIQQSLLDAGTESDQVTIWEALTNSRPVPQSPLYEEDTQLERAIQESLSISLASREGDDTADPSQPASLSPSDPAGNSPLSYSQVTDPRLSGHFGVASSFDEQLRIAMELSCREQEEIDRKQKEEEDELERILQLSLTEK from the exons ATGGCTCAAGAAGCGTTTCCGTTGCATTTTCTGGTGTGGAACAATCAGTATCTGGAGCTGGATCGGGAGCTGCAGAAGAAGGAG GATGTGGAGCGCTTGGATCCGAGAGGGCGCACCCCGCTGGAGCTGGCTGTGTGTCTTGGCCACCTGGAGTCCACCCGGGTGCTGCTCAGACACACCGCAGACCCGACACACAACAACGCGCAGGGCTGGACCA TCTTGCAGGAGGCCGTGAGCACCGGGGACCCTGAGCTGGTTCAGCTGGTGCTTCAGTACAGAGACTTCAAACGTGCCACTGAGAGATTGGCGGGCATCCCAGAGCTGCTCAGCAAGCTAAGACAG GCGAGGGACTTCTATGTGGAGATGAAGTGGGAGTTCACCAGTTGGG TGCCCTTGGTGTCGAAGGTGTGTCCCAGTGATGTCTACCGGGTGTGGAAGAGCGGCTCGTGCCTCCGTGTGGACACCACCCTCCTGGGCTTCGAACACATGACCTGGCTGAAAGGACGGCGCAGCTACATCTTCAAGGGCGGAG ATGACGGTGCTGTGGTGATGGAGGTGGACCATGAGAAGCAGGTGGTGTACACAGAGCCACTTGTGTTGTCTCCCCGCGATGCGCCCTCCCTCCTGGCAGCCATGCAGCCGTCGCAGGAGAACACAGCCCAGAGACTCACATCGCCCATCGTCTCCACACACCTCAACACACGCAACATTGCCTTCGAACG GAACAAGTCAGGAATCTGGGGCTGGCGTTCTGAGAAGAGTGAGGTGGTCAGTGGGTATGAAGCCAAG GTTTACAGTGCCACCAATGTGGAGCTGGTGACTCGTTCAAGGACAGAGCATCTATCAGACCAGGATAAGTCGAGAAGCAAAG GCTCAAAGACTCCTCTGCAGTCCTTCCTGGGGATTGCTGAACAACACACAGCTCACAATGGG AGTAATGTGTCCCAGTGTGCCAGTCCTCACAACCCCACAGCCATCACAGCCGATGAGTACTTCAACCCAGAGTTCAACCTGAACGGCCGGGACATTGGGCGTCCCGTCGAGCTTACCAGTAAAGTCCAGAG GTTTAAAGCCACACTGTGGTTGAGTGAGAGTCACCCTCTGTCCCTGGCCGAGCAGGTGACACCCATCATCGACCTCATGGCCATCTCAAATGCCCACTTTGCCAAGCTACGTGACTTCATCACCCTGCGCCTGCCGCCAGGCTTTCCTGTCAAGATAG AGATCCCCCTGTTTCATGTGTTGAATGCCAGAGTGACGTTCAGTAACCTGTGTGGCTGCGACGAGCCGGTTAGCTCTGTGACGGTTCACACACCAGAGGGCTCCGAAGAAGCTG GTCAGGCTCCCCCTCCCTTCAACTGTGAGGTGGACCCCTCAGTGTTTGAGCCACCCGCAGACTACACCACCCTCGGTCCAGGCCGCAGCGAGCCAATGAGGGATGAGGATGACAACCTGCTACAGTTTGCCATCCAGCAGAGCCTGCTGGACGCCGGCACAGAGAGTGACCAG gtGACCATCTGGGAGGCCCTGACCAACAGCCGCCCGGTGCCCCAGTCGCCGCTGTATGAGGAAGACACTCAGCTGGAGAG GGCAATCCAGGAGTCCCTGTCCATCTCACTGGccagcagagagggagatgaCACGGCCGACCCCAGCCAGcctgcctctctctccccatCGGACCCCGCAGGCAACTCCCCGCTCTCCTACAGTCAAGTGACCGATCCGCGGTTGTCAGGACACTTTGGTGTGGCGTCGAGCTTCGACGAACAGCTGCGTATTGCCATGGAGCTGTCGTGCCGGGAGCAGGAGGAGATTGACAG